The Candidatus Binatia bacterium sequence CGCGGTCGCCGTCTATGAGATGATGCGGACGGCCGTCCAACGCGCCCGCGACGGCCTCGGTCCTTCGTTAGTCGAGGCCAAAACCTATCGCTATCGGGAGCACGCCGAGGGCTTCCCCATTCCCGGCAACTACCGCACGGAGGAGGAGATCGAGCGCTGGAAGCAGCGTGATCCCGTCCAGATCCATCGGCGCCGGCTGCTCAGCACGGGTGTGCTGACGGAAGCACAGGCCAACGAAATCGAAGCGCAGGTGCGGGCGGAACTGAAGCGCGCCGTCGAGTTCGGTCTGCACAGCGACTTCCCCGATCCGGCCGAGGCCTTCGAAGATTTGTACGCCACCCCCATCCCCGAAACCGCCGCGTGCCAAGTGGTCGCCGACGAACGCGACCGCGCTCCGGGTGGCGGAGGCGCGGACGCGCCGTCGACGGAACGGGAGATCAGCGGCCTTGCTGCCACTCTGGAGGCGTTGCGCGAGGAAATGACGCGCGATCAACGGGTCATCTATATCGGCGAAGATATCGGGCTCTACAAGACCACGCTGCTCGCCGGCCTCGGAGAGCGCATCTGGAGCACGCCGATTTCAGAGAACGGGTTCGTCGGCATGGCGGTGGGCGCGGCGATGACGGGCCTGCGCCCGTTCGTCGACCTCACGGTCGCCAACTTCATTTACCTGGCCATGGATCAGATCGTGAACCAGGCGGCCAAGATCCGCTACATGACCGGCGGGCAGACCCGCGTCCCCGCCGTTTTCCGCGCCGCCATGTGGCACAACAATACCATTGCCGCACAGCACTCGGACCGCCCGTACCCGATGTTCATGAACGTGCCCGGCCTGAAGGTCGTCGTTCCCGCCACGGCGTACGACATGAAAGGGCTAGTCAAGTCGGCCATCCGCGATGATGATCCGGTCCTGATCTTCGATGAGCTGAGCATGTGGTTCGAATCAAGCCCGGTGCCCGAGGCGGACTATCTCGTCCCCCTCGGCGTGGCGAGCGTCAAACGAACCGGTTCTGATGTCACGATTGTAGCCATCGGTTCCACCGTGAAGCATGCCCTCGCTGCGGCGGACGAACTCTCTGCCGCCGGCATCTCGGCGGAGGTGATCGATCCCCGCACGCTCGTGCCGTTGGATAAGCGGGCCATCCTTGCGTCCGTTGCCAAGACCGGGCGACTGGTGCTGGTCGAGGTGGCGAACAAGACCAATGGCGCCGCGGCGGAGATCGCTGCGATCGTCGCCGAAGAAGCGTTCGGTAGTCTGAAAGCTCCCATCCTCCGCGTCGCGACGCCAGACGTGCATATCCCCTTCAGCCCGGTCATGGAGAAGCCGCTCTATCCGAATAAGGACAAGATCGTGGCGGCGGTACGACGCCAACTCGGGGAGTCACGATGATGAGGAAAGAAGTTCCCCGCCGCCAGCTTGGAATCTATGGCCCGTTGGTCTCTGCCATCGGCTTTGGCTGTGCCGTACTCTCTCCCGGCTACTATGAGCCCGTCGAAGACGACGCTTCCATCGACACGGTCCGCTACGCCCTCGACTCGGGCATCAACCTGATCGACACCTCGGACGTCTACGGGGTTGGGCACAACGAGGAATTGATCGGGCGGGCAATCGCCGGCCGGCGCGAGCAGGTCGTGCTCGCCTCCAAGTTCGGATGGGTGATCGACGGATCGTCCGGCACCGAAGTGCAGGTCAACTACGACATGCCGGGAATCCGCGCCAACGGGCGGCCGGAATACGTGCGCCAGCGGATCGAAGGGAGTCTCAAACGCCTCGGCGTCGACTACCTCGACATTTACTACCACCACTTCCCCGATCCGAGCACGCCGGTGGAGGAGACCGTTGGCGCCATGGCCGCGCTCGTCAAGCAAGGCAAGGTGCGCTACCTGGGCTTGTGCAACGTCGACGCCGAGCGCGTGCGCCGGGCCCACGCCGTGCACCCGATCACGGCGGTGGAGAACGAGTACTCCTTGTGGGCGCGCACGCCGGAGAAGGACGTGTTGCCGACGACGCAAGCGCTCGGCATCGGCTTCGTGCCGTGGGCGCCGTTGGGCTCCGGCTTCTTGGGCAACGATATCGCGTCCGTCGATGACTTCCGCAGCTGGCAGCCCCGCTTCAAGGGCGACAATCTGCAGGCGAACCGCACGCGATTCGCGCCGCTCCGGGATTTCGCCAAGCAACTCGGAATCACCCCGGCGCAGCTGGCGCTCGCCTGGTTGCTGCACCGAGGTGAGCAGGTGGTGCCTATCCCGGGCATGACCCGCCGGTGGCAGGTGGACGAGAATTTGGCTGCCGCCGACGTGCGGCTCGATGCCGAGGTGCTCGCCCGCATCGACGCCCTGGCGCCGCCAGGCCTGGCTGCCGGCGGCGAACTCGTCTGAGTTGTCGCTGCGTCTAACATTGTAGATCGCACGCTGCGCCGACCTGGGGTACCGCCTCAGTCTTGGTGGCGCTGGAGCTGAGAGGCTGCAATCGTCCCTCGCCCGCGCGTCTTCTCAGCGTGGGAGAGGGTTGGGGTGAGGGTGCCAGTTTTGCTGCGTTACTTCGCGGGCAATCGCATCGAGCACGCCCTCGGCTCCGGTGGCTACGCACGGGCGCCGGCGCGACGCGCCAAAGTGGCGGTGCGGTTGATCCTCCGGGAGAGCGATGATTCTCGTCGACACCACCGAGGAATTACCGCACCTCTCCGCTGAGAGCCCGAAGCGCATCTACGTAAGTTTACGGAGATATACTCCTGTAATCCTCTCCAGTACTCATTTTCATCCACGCAGATGGGGACGTACCTAAATTG is a genomic window containing:
- a CDS encoding thiamine pyrophosphate-dependent enzyme, with translation CMALRQSDYMAGTHRSHGHPIAKGAAIDPLVAELMGKKTGVCKGRGGSMHLADFKIGSLGESGIVGAGIALATGAALSAKVRGSDQVAVCFFGDGASNEGVFHESLNMAAIWKLPVIFFCENNLYAATTPKLDSTVLENIADRAPAYGIPGMIVDGQDAVAVYEMMRTAVQRARDGLGPSLVEAKTYRYREHAEGFPIPGNYRTEEEIERWKQRDPVQIHRRRLLSTGVLTEAQANEIEAQVRAELKRAVEFGLHSDFPDPAEAFEDLYATPIPETAACQVVADERDRAPGGGGADAPSTEREISGLAATLEALREEMTRDQRVIYIGEDIGLYKTTLLAGLGERIWSTPISENGFVGMAVGAAMTGLRPFVDLTVANFIYLAMDQIVNQAAKIRYMTGGQTRVPAVFRAAMWHNNTIAAQHSDRPYPMFMNVPGLKVVVPATAYDMKGLVKSAIRDDDPVLIFDELSMWFESSPVPEADYLVPLGVASVKRTGSDVTIVAIGSTVKHALAAADELSAAGISAEVIDPRTLVPLDKRAILASVAKTGRLVLVEVANKTNGAAAEIAAIVAEEAFGSLKAPILRVATPDVHIPFSPVMEKPLYPNKDKIVAAVRRQLGESR
- a CDS encoding aldo/keto reductase — protein: MMRKEVPRRQLGIYGPLVSAIGFGCAVLSPGYYEPVEDDASIDTVRYALDSGINLIDTSDVYGVGHNEELIGRAIAGRREQVVLASKFGWVIDGSSGTEVQVNYDMPGIRANGRPEYVRQRIEGSLKRLGVDYLDIYYHHFPDPSTPVEETVGAMAALVKQGKVRYLGLCNVDAERVRRAHAVHPITAVENEYSLWARTPEKDVLPTTQALGIGFVPWAPLGSGFLGNDIASVDDFRSWQPRFKGDNLQANRTRFAPLRDFAKQLGITPAQLALAWLLHRGEQVVPIPGMTRRWQVDENLAAADVRLDAEVLARIDALAPPGLAAGGELV